One part of the Vicia villosa cultivar HV-30 ecotype Madison, WI linkage group LG6, Vvil1.0, whole genome shotgun sequence genome encodes these proteins:
- the LOC131614883 gene encoding uncharacterized protein LOC131614883: MASWRKYQHRRYSSYNDNRFSSVPLWDKRYTESHAKVMKWDDYAVKQAVYDAKFRYCAEINGYRWDIPLPDPDMYIDDVDWDASVDPELCMDLEREEEARRKMIEKCVILESSLLLNQSLSALGLKPTGWEVDDEQVTKPPEPSYGADEINEANSWEENDSQRLIPEVHYNRRRKNNMAWSKNHAYQHGNNDYKMNRGKRNGGRGRGRGRRGNNT; encoded by the exons ATGGCTAGCTGGAGAAAGTACCAACACCGGAGATACTCATCTTATAACG ATAACAGGTTTTCAAGCGTGCCGTTATGGGATAAGAGGTATACGGAATCACATGCCAAAGTGATGAAGTGGGACGACTATGCTGTCAAACAGGCTGTTTACGACGCTAAATTCAGGTATTGCGCTGAGATCAACGGCTATCGCTGGGACATTCCGTTGCCTGATCCGGACATGTACATCGACGATGTAGATTGGGATGCAAGTGTTGATCCTGAACTCTGTATGGATTTGGAGAGAGAAGAAGAGGCCAGAAGAAAGATGATAGAAAAGTGCGTGATTCTGGAAAGTTCACTCTTATTAAATCAGTCATTATCAGCTCTTGGTCTAAAACCTACCGGATGGGAGGTTGACGACGAACAAGTAACAAAGCCTCCGGAACCAAGTTATGGTGCTGATGAAATTAATGAAGCAAACTCTTGGGAAGAGAATGATTCTCAGAGGTTGATTCCAGAGGTGCATTATAACAGAAGGAGAAAGAATAACATGGCATGGTCTAAGAACCATGCATATCAGCATGGTAATAATGATTATAAGATGAATCGAGGAAAAAGAAatggaggaagaggaagaggaaggggAAGGAGGGGAAACAATACTTAG